A single region of the Procambarus clarkii isolate CNS0578487 chromosome 81, FALCON_Pclarkii_2.0, whole genome shotgun sequence genome encodes:
- the LOC123773056 gene encoding uncharacterized protein: protein MFGREKSEEKSEERESSRRRDEEETINSRMKVDERREKRRRNYNKRGEKPMPKIGERIGSMRVTKKEAVYTTTDTEAVYTTTDTEAVYITTDTEAVYTTTDTEAVYTTTDTEAVYTTTDTEAVYTTTDTEAVYTTTDTEAVYTTTDTEAVYTTTGAEAVYTTTDTEAVYTTTDTEAVYTTTDTEAVYTTTDTEAVYTTTDTEAVYTTTDTEAVYTTTDTEAVYTTTGAEAVYTTTNAEAVYTTTDTEAVYTTTDTEAVYTTTDTEAVYTTTDTEAVYTTTDTEAVYTTTDTEAVYTTTDTEAVYTTTDTEAVYTTTDVEAVYTATNVETAASIYPGEDEGGEAGSSLRNT from the exons ATGTTTGGGAGAGAAAAATCAGAAGAGAAGAGTGAGGAGCGGGAGAGTAGTAGAAGAAGAGACGAAGAGGAGACAATAAACAGTAGAATGAAAGTGgatgaaagaagagagaagagaaggagGAACTACAACAAGAGGGGAGAGAAGCCGATGCCAAAAATAGGGGAGAGAATTGGATCAATGAGAGTAACCAAGAaagagg CTGTTTATACAACCACCGATACTGAAGCTGTTTATACAACCACCGATACTGAAGCTGTTTATATAACTACTGATACTGAAGCTGTTTATACAACCACCGATACTGAAGCTGTTTATACAACCACCGATACTGAAGCTGTTTATACAACCACCGATACTGAAGCTGTTTATACAACCACCGATACTGAAGCTGTTTATACAACCACTGATACTGAAGCTGTTTATACAACTACTGATACTGAAGCTGTTTATACAACCACAGGAGCTGAAGCGGTTTATACAACCACTGATACTGAAGCTGTTTATACAACCACTGATACTGAAGCTGTTTATACAACTACTGATACTGAAGCTGTTTATACAACCACTGATACTGAAGCTGTTTATACAACCACTGATACTGAAGCTGTTTATACAACTACTGATACTGAAGCTGTTTATACAACCACTGATACTGAAGCTGTTTATACAACCACAGGAGCTGAAGCGGTTTATACAACCACAAATGCCGAAGCTGTTTATACAACCACAGATACTGAAGCTGTTTATACAACTACTGATACTGAAGCTGTTTATACAACCACAGATACTGAAGCTGTTTATACAACCACAGATACTGAAGCTGTTTATACAACCACAGATACTGAAGCTGTTTATACAACCACAGATACTGAAGCTGTTTATACAACCACAGATACTGAAGCTGTTTATACAACCACAGATACTGAAGCTGTTTATACAACCACAGATGTTGAAGCGGTTTATACAGCAACAAATGTAGAAACAgctgccagtatttacccaggagaAGATGAAGGAGGTGAAGCGGGAAGCTCGTTAAGAAACACATGA